From one Triticum urartu cultivar G1812 chromosome 3, Tu2.1, whole genome shotgun sequence genomic stretch:
- the LOC125547326 gene encoding probable Histone-lysine N-methyltransferase ATXR5, whose protein sequence is MEDRDEELLLCDRGRHIFCLRPILPAVPLGSWLCPDCAPTSIIRASVPRRFPLKQSKIMDFFQIEKGAEGGAVGLAKCTLSQDAKRQRRRSLDMHKKKRRLLPFVLTEDRVRRLEQMASAATALTSSKMEFSNELTYVSSMAPISANQAKLKEGGMQVLSKEDKEAIELCRSMLKRGECPPLLVVFDSHEGFTVQADAYIKSISTLAPEQALRVYLSQMSSSKYLPSH, encoded by the exons GACCGCGACGAGGAGCTGCTCCTCTGCGACCGCGGTCGGCACATCTTCTGCCTCCGCCCCATCCTCCCCGCTGTCCCGCTAGGCTCCTGGCTCTGCCCTGACTGCGCCCCGACCTCCATCATCCGTGCGTCCGTCCCCCGCC GTTTCCCGTTGAAGCAGAGCAAGATCATGGATTTCTTCCAGATCGAGAAGGGCGCGGAGGGCGGCGCCGTCGGGCTGGCAAAGTGCACGCTTTCTCAGG ATGCTAAGAGGCAAAGGAGGCGATCGCTTGATATGCACAAGAAGAAGAGGAGGCTACTGCCATTTGTGCTCACTGAAGATAGAGTTCGAAGGCTTGAACAGATGGCTTCTGCAGCCACTGCATTGACATCTTCGAAAATGGAGTTCAGTAATGAGCTGACTTATGTGTCGAGTATGGCCCCTATATCTGCCAATCAAGCAAAGCTGAAGGAAGGTGGTATGCAG GTTCTTTCAAAAGAGGACAAAGAAGCCATCGAACTTTGCAGAAGCATGTTGAAAAGAGGAGAATGCCCTCCACTTCTGGTGGTTTTTGATTCCCATGAGGG CTTCACTGTGCAGGCAGATGCATATATTAAGAGCATCTCCACTCTCGCCCCTGAACAGGCTCTCAGG GTGTACCTGTCACAAATGTCCTCATCTAAATATCTTCCAAGTCACTAG